The Drosophila innubila isolate TH190305 chromosome 3R unlocalized genomic scaffold, UK_Dinn_1.0 2_E_3R, whole genome shotgun sequence genome has a segment encoding these proteins:
- the LOC117790989 gene encoding ruvB-like helicase 1, which produces MKIEEVKSTVRTQRIAAHSHVKGLGLDETGAAIQNAAGLVGQKAAREAAGIVVDLIKSKKMAGRALLLAGPPGTGKTAIALAIAQELGNKVPFCPMVGSEVFSNEIKKTEVLMENFRRSIGLRIRETKEVYEGEVTELTPVETENPMGGYGKTISNVVIGLKTAKGTKQLKLDPSIFDALQKEKVEVGDVIYIEANSGAVKRQGRSDTFATEFDLETEEYVPLPKGDVHKKKEVIQDVTLHDLDVANARPQGGQDVLSMMGQLMKPKKTEITDKLRMEINKVVNKYIDQGIAELVPGVLFIDEIHMLDLETFTYLHKSLESPIAPIVIFATNRGRCVIRGTTDIVSPHGIPLDLLDRLLIIRTLLYSTSDMEQIIKLRAQTEGLQLEETAFSRLSEIGTTSTLRYAVQLLTPAHQMSKVNGRNQISKDDIEDVHSLFLDAKRSSKHLSEKNNKFMM; this is translated from the exons aTGAAAATCGAAGAAGTTAAGAGCACCGTGCGCACTCAGCGCATCGCAGCCCACAGCCACGTGAAGGGACTCGGCTTGGACGAAACCGGCGCCGCCATCCAAAATGCTGCCGGACTTGTGGGACAGAAAGCAGCACGTGAGGCTGCTGGCATTGTGGTGGATCTGATCAAGTCGAAGAAGATGGCTGGCCGTGCTCTCCTATTGGCTGGTCCACCGGGCACCGGCAAAACGGCCATTGCCTTGGCCATTGCTCAGGAGTTGGGCAACAAGGTGCCATTCTGTCCCATGGTTGGCTCCGAAGTGTTTAGCAACGAGATCAAAAAAACCGAGGTACTTATGGAGAATTTCCGACGTTCCATTGGACTGCGCATACGGGAGACAAAAGAGGTTTACGAGGGCGAAGTGACGGAGCTGACACCAGTGGAGACAGAGAATCCCATGGGTGGTTATGGCAAGACCATCAGCAATGTTGTCATTGGCCTCAAGACCGCCAAGGGAACCAAGCAACTGAAGTTGGATCCCAGCATTTTCGATGCTCTGCAAAAGGAGAAGGTCGAGGTGGGCGATGTCATCTACATTGAGGCAAACAGTGGTGCCGTCAAGCGTCAGGGACGCAGCGACACCTTTGCCACCGAATTCGATCTGGAGACGGAGGAGTATGTGCCGCTGCCCAAGGGTGATGTGCACAAGAAGAAGGAAGTTATACAGGATGTCACCCTGCACGACCTGGATGTGGCCAATGCCCGTCCGCAGGGTGGCCAAGATGTGCTCTCCATGATGGGCCAGTTGATGAAGCCcaagaaaactgaaataacaG ACAAACTGCGCATGGAGATCAACAAGGTAGTCAACAAATATATTGATCAGGGCATTGCGGAGCTGGTGCCCGGCGTGCTCTTCATCGATGAGATCCACATGCTCGATCTGGAGACCTTTACATATCTGCACAAATCGCTGGAGTCACCGATTGCTCCAATTGTCATATTTGCCACCAATCGTGGACGCTGTGTTATCCG TGGCACTACGGACATTGTTTCACCTCATGGCATTCCTTTGGATCTGTTGGATCGCTTGCTCATCATTCGCACACTTCTCTATTCCACATCGGACATGGAGCAGATCATTAAATTGCGCGCCCAAACCGAGGGACTGCAGCTGGAGGAGACGGCCTTCTCACGTCTCAGCGAGATTGGCACAACTTCCACTCTCCGCTATGCGGTTCAACTCTTGACCCCAGCTCACCAGATGTCCAAGGTGAATGGACGCAACCAGATCAGCAAGGATGACATTGAGGATGTGCACTCGCTGTTCCTGGATGCTAAGCGCTCATCGAAGCATTTGTCGGAGAAGAACAATAAGTTTATGATGTAA